The Panicum virgatum strain AP13 chromosome 3N, P.virgatum_v5, whole genome shotgun sequence genome includes the window AAGGACATTCACATATTGTGACAAATACAAAGTAAGCATTCAGTTCGATGACTACCCTCTACGGTTACGGTCCTCCATCGTGTTAAAGCGGACAATTACATCTTTGATTGGAATTGTGGCTAGAAATCCTTGTTCTACAAAGCATATGATACAATGACTCATAAattcatcaccaatacaatttCGCAATATTGTCTTCACAATTTTCATTGCTGAAAAGCATCTCTCAACTGATGCAGTGGCAACAGGAAGAACTAGTATTAACTTGAGAAGCCGATAGACCAAAGAAAAAGCAAGAACCTTTTTTGTCCGCACCATCAGCTCAGCAAGTTCAGAAATAGTATCCAAATTGGCAAATCTTTCATCAGCTCGCACATTATCAATGTAAATAGGAAGCTCAAGTCCAAGATCCTTTAGTTGTGTTGAATTAAAATCATCGGGGTACGACTTAGCCAACTCCATCAAGCTCTCAACTTTGAAAGCCTCAAAAGAATTTTGGGACTGAAAGCAGCAATCTGAGTAAGCAGTTTAGAATTCACCTCATTAAAATGGTCACTAAACTCTGCAAGCTGCAAGTCAATAATTGGATTCAAGCAATCATATCTATAATGTTGATAGTTGGTGCGATTGGTCTTTTTTCTTGGATTATGACGATCAATATAGTCCTCCTCCATATCAACCTTAGGAATGTCATGTTCTTCACAAAAGGAGTATATGGCCTCCAATAAAGAGTCCCAGCCATCATCTCTAATTTGCTGAAATTTTTGCTTGGTTAACTTCACCTCTAACATGGCCTCTAAGATGTCTTTATCCTTCCTTTGCAATGATAGTGACAAAGAATTTGCATGTCCTAGAATAAGCAGCATTAACTGTAAATGGAACACAAAATCAAAATCTTTGAGATAGTTCAAGAGACCACGAGCTTGACGTCTCTTTGCATCATTTGGACCTTCTTTTTCAACATAATGGAGCACTTCAATAACTTCAGGGTACGGATTGTTAAGGCTCTTGAGGGTTTTATAATGAGAACCCCAACATGTGTCTCCAGCTCTTTGAAGGGCCTGTTCTTGATTTAATCCAGTTCCACTACTAAGTTGTCCACTGCCTATGGCTTTTTTCACTCTCTCCTGTTGATTTTCTCGAATCATATCTTTACGTTTGCAAGAAGCCCCCGCCACAGTAAGCAATAGGGATACCATGTCAAAAAAATCACTAGAATCATCATTCTTTTTAGCTACTGCAACAATGACTAATTGCAGCTGATGGGCAAAGCAATGGATATAATACGCAGAGCTATTTTCTCTCATGATTAAAGCCCCTAAACCATTAAATTCACCTCTCATGTTGCTGGCTCCATCATAACcttgtcctcaaacttgtttgaaGCTCAATCCATATTTAGCAAACACATGATCGATGTTAGCTTTAAGACAAGAAGCTGATGTCTCTTTCACATGAACCACAACAATAAGCCTCTCTTTTATTTCCCAGAGCTTATCAACATATCGCAAAACAATAGCCATTTGTTCCTTACCAGAAACATCTGCTGATTCATCTACTAATATGCAAAAGACATCCCCACCAATTTCTTCAATGACAGATTTCACTATGATCTGCAAAAGAAATAATTAATTCATCTATTCACacttagagagagagagcataTTTTCTGAAACAAAATAATATTGGTTCTCTTACCTCAGCAAAACACTCTGCAATATCCTTTTGAATTTCAGGAGCTATCATCTTATTGTTTTTTGGAGCCTTACTTATTGCTTCCTTTACCTTGTCATTTCCATCTACCAAAAGTTGTAACAACTCTCGAAAATTTCCCTTATTTGTGGACTCTTCTGATTCATCATGGCCACGAAAAGCTAAACCTTGATTCAACAAGTATCGGACTGCTTTAATTGAAGTCGTCAATCGAATCAAATGCATCTCTTTAGTGAGATTACTTTGCTTGTTCAAAGCAGCACCAATTGATTGGCCAGGCTTCAATAAGTTGTTGCATCTTTTCACAGCTGTGTTATGAAAACTATTACATTTGCCTACATGATCTCGAAGCCTATCAGATTTGTTCCAGCCATCCCAACCAGCTATTACATAACTGGAACAAATCTGATAGGCTTCGAGATCATGTAGGCAAATGTAATAGTTTTCATAACACAGCTGTGAAAAGATGCAACAACTTATTGAAGCCTGGCCAATCAACTGGTGCTGCTTTGAACAAGCAAAGTAATCTCACTAAAGAGATGCATTTGATTCGATTGACGACTTCAATTAAAGCAGTCCGATACTTGTTGAATCAAGGTTTAGCTTTTCGTGGCCATGATGAATCAGAAGAGTCCACAAATAAGGGAAATTTTCGAGAGTTGTTACAACTTTTGGCAGATGGAAATGACAAGGTAAAGGAAGCAATAAGTAAGGCTCCAAAAAACAATAAGATGATAGCTCCTGAAATTCAAAAGGATATTGCAGAGTGTTTTGCTGAGGTAAGAGAACCAATATTATTTTGTTTCAGAAAAtatgctctctctctctaagtGTGAATAGATGAATTAATTATTTCTTTTGCAGATCATAGTGAAATCTGTCATTGAAGAAATTGGTGGGGATGTCTTTTGCATATTAGTAGATGAATCAGCAGATGTTTCTGGTAAGGAACAAATGGCTATTGTTTTGCGATATGTTGATAAGCTCTGGGAAATAAAAGAGAGGCTTATTGCTGTGGTTCATGTGAAAGAGACATCAGCTTCTTGTCTTAAAGCTAACATCGATCATGTGTTTGCTAAATATGGATTGAGCTTCAAACAAGTTAGAGGACAAGGTTATGATGGAGCCAGCAACATGAGAGGTGAATTTAATGGTTTAGGGGCTTTAATCATGAGAGAAAATAGCTCTGCGTATTATATCCATTGCTTTGCCCATCAGCTGCAATTAGTCATTGTTGCAGTAGCTAAAAAGAATGATGATTCTAGTGATTTTTTTGACATGGTATCCCTATTGCTTACTGTGGCGGGGGCTTCTTGCAAACGTAAAGATATGATTCGAGAAAGTCAACAGGAGAGAGTGAAAAAAGCCATAGGCAGTGGACAACTTAGTAGTGGAACTGGATTAAATCAAGAACAGGCCCTTCAAAGAGCTGGAGACACACGTTGGGGTTCTCATTATAAAACCCTCAAGAGCCTTAGCAATCCGTACCCTGAAGTTATTGAAGTGCTCCATTATGTTGAAAAAGAAGGTCCAAATGATGCAAAGAGACGTCAAGCTCGTGGTCTCTTGAACTATCTCAAAGATTTTGATTTTGTGTTCCATTTACAGTTAATGCTGCTTATTCTAGGACATGCAAATTCTTTGTCACTAACATTGCAAAGGAAGGATAAAGACATCTTAGAGGCCATGTTAGAGGTGAAGTTAACCAAGCAAAAATTTCAGCAAATTAGAGATGATGGCTGGGACTCTTTATTGGAGGCCATATACTCCTTTTGTGAAGAACATGACATTCCTAAGGTTGATATGGAGGAGGACTATATTGATCGTCATAATCCAAGAAAAAAGACCAATCGCACCAACTATCAACATTATAGATATGATTGCTTGAATCCAATTATTGACTTGCAGCTTGCAGAGTTTAGTGACCATTTTAATGAGGTGAATTCTAAACTGCTTACTCAGATTGCTGCTTTCAGTCCCAAAAATTCTTTTGAGGCTTTCAAAGTTGAGAGCTTGATGGAGTTGGCTAAGTCGTACCCCGATGATTTTAATTCAACACAACTAAAGGATCTTGGACTTGAGCTTCCTATTTACATTGATAATGTGCGAGCTGATGAAAGATTTGCCAATTTGGATACTATTTCTGAACTTGCTGAGCTGATGGTGCGGACAAAAAAGGATCTTGCTTTTTCTTTGGTCTATCGGCTTCTCAAGTTAATACTAGTTCTTCCTGTTGCCACTGCATCAGTTGAGAGATGCTTTTCAGCAATGAAAATTGTGAAGACAATATTGTCAAATCGTATTGGTGATGAATTTATGAGTCATTGTATCATATGCTTTGTAGAACAAGGATTTCTAGCCACAATTCCAATCAAAGATGTAATTGTCCGCTTTAACACGATGGAGGACCGTAACCGTAGAGGGTAGTCATCGGACTGAATGCTTACTTTGTATTTGTCACAATATGTGAATGTCCTTTATCTCATATCATTTTATCGATATTAAGATTTTGTATAGTACTATATTTTACCAAATCTGTATTGTAACTTTGTAAGTTTGTGCTGACCCCGGTGGCATTTTAtcctggcttcgcccctgtccTCGCGCTGGCGGCGGCCCGTGGCCGTGGACCCCCTTGCGGCCGCGCCTCCTCGCACCGGGTGGCTGAGGCCAGGGCAGCGCGCCACCTCCGGCCGGCCCCCAGCTACTGACCGCCGCGAGGGGAGGGGtcgcgcgccgccaccggcc containing:
- the LOC120667908 gene encoding zinc finger MYM-type protein 1-like codes for the protein MHLIRLTTSIKAVRYLLNQGLAFRGHDESEESTNKGNFRELLQLLADGNDKVKEAISKAPKNNKMIAPEIQKDIAECFAEIIVKSVIEEIGGDVFCILVDESADVSGKEQMAIVLRYVDKLWEIKERLIAVVHVKETSASCLKANIDHVFAKYGLSFKQVRGQGYDGASNMRGEFNGLGALIMRENSSAYYIHCFAHQLQLVIVAVAKKNDDSSDFFDMVSLLLTVAGASCKRKDMIRESQQERVKKAIGSGQLSSGTGLNQEQALQRAGDTRWGSHYKTLKSLSNPYPEVIEVLHYVEKEGPNDAKRRQARGLLNYLKDFDFVFHLQLMLLILGHANSLSLTLQRKDKDILEAMLEVKLTKQKFQQIRDDGWDSLLEAIYSFCEEHDIPKVDMEEDYIDRHNPRKKTNRTNYQHYRYDCLNPIIDLQLAEFSDHFNEVNSKLLTQIAAFSPKNSFEAFKVESLMELAKSYPDDFNSTQLKDLGLELPIYIDNVRADERFANLDTISELAELMVRTKKDLAFSLVYRLLKLILVLPVATASVERCFSAMKIVKTILSNRIGDEFMSHCIICFVEQGFLATIPIKDVIVRFNTMEDRNRRG